A stretch of the Lactuca sativa cultivar Salinas chromosome 9, Lsat_Salinas_v11, whole genome shotgun sequence genome encodes the following:
- the LOC111919543 gene encoding very-long-chain aldehyde decarbonylase GL1-9, producing the protein MVFWEGYVSDEVMGTFAPIVVYWLYAGFFQLLPPLDNYRLHTRKEEDAKNSVPLSSVIKGVLLQQLVQAIVAHILFLVTSETGLVGTEVQPSLFIQLIQIMIAMFVMDTWQYFVHRYMHINKFLYRHIHSQHHKLVVPYAIGALYNHPLEGLLLDTVGGALSFLVSGMTARTAVIFFCFAVVKTVDDHCGLWLPGNLFHYFFQNNTAYHDIHHQLHGLKYNFSQPFFPIWDKILGTYMPYDLVKRPEGGFEAKLSKD; encoded by the exons ATGGTGTTTTGGGAAGGGTATGTTAGTGATGAAGTGATGGGTACATTTGCCCCAATTGTGGTTTACTGGTTGTACGCTGGGTTTTTTCAGTTGCTCCCCCCTCTAGATAATTATCGATTGCACACAAGGAAAGAAGAAGATGCCAAGAACTCAGTGCCATTGAGCTCCGTTATCAAGGGTGTTTTGCTCCAACAGCTAGTTCAGGCAATCGTTGCTCACATCCTGTTTTTG GTAACCTCAGAAACAGGCTTAGTAGGGACAGAAGTTCAACCATCTCTTTTCATTCAACTTATCCAGATCATGATCGCGATGTTTGTAATGGACACATGGCAGTATTTCGTGCATCGATACATGCACATAAACAAATTCCTATATCGCCACATTCATTCTCAACACCATAAACTAGTTGTCCCGTATGCAATTGGGGCTCTTTACAACCACCCACTCGAGGGTCTTCTTCTAGATACAGTTGGTGGGGCCCTCTCTTTTCTTGTATCAGGAATGACTGCAAGAACTGCGGTTATCTTCTTCTGTTTTGCTGTGGTAAAAACTGTGGATGATCATTGTGGACTCTGGTTGCCTGGTAATCTTTTTCATTACTTTTTCCAAAACAATACGGCGTATCATGACATTCATCATCAACTCCATGGATTAAAGTACAATTTCTCTCAACCTTTTTTCCCTATTTGGGACAAGATTCTTGGAACTTATATGCCATATGATCTTGTAAAGCGTCCCGAAGGTGGATTTGAAGCTAAATTATCAAAAGACTAG
- the LOC111919496 gene encoding co-chaperone protein p23-1, producing the protein MSRHPTLKWAQRADVLFITIDLPDAKNVKLKLEPEGKFYFSATAGAENLAYEIDINLHDKVDVNESKASVGPRTIVYLIKKEESKWWNRLLKEEGKTPMFVKCDWDKWVDEDEQEENGGGDMEFGDMDFSKLNMGGGGDFDEDEDDSDTEDEIEMKNEGEEEATGKMETATALPVSNGVEATA; encoded by the exons ATGAG CCGACATCCAACCTTGAAGTGGGCGCAGAGGGCTGATGTGCTCTTCATCACCATTGATCTTCCCGATGCCAAAAATGTGAAGCTCAAATTGGAGCCTGAGGGTAAATTCTACTTCTCTGCTACTGCTGGAGCTGAGAATTTAGCTTATGAAATAGACATCAACCTTCATGACAAGGTGGACGTGAAT GAGAGCAAGGCAAGTGTTGGACCAAGAACTATTGTTTACCTTATAAAGAAGGAAGAAAGTAAATGGTGGAACAGGCTTTTGAAAGAAGAGGGAAAGACTCCGATGTTTGTGAAATGTGATTGGGATAAATGGGTAGATGAAGATGAACAGGAGGAAAATG GTGGAGGTGATATGGAGTTTGGTGACATGGATTTCTCA AAACTTAACATGGGAGGTGGTGGAGattttgatgaagatgaagatgatagtgATACAGAAGATGAGATAGAGATGAAgaatgaaggagaagaagaagcaaCTGGTAAAATGGAAACTGCAACTGCACTACCAGTTAGCAATGGAGTTGAGGCAACAGCTTGA
- the LOC111919542 gene encoding pentatricopeptide repeat-containing protein At1g34160: MAAAVEPLLQKCATLSHIKQLQAHLITTGVFQFHPSPRSKFLEFCATSSAAGSLLYAADIFRHIASPVTNDWNAVIRGLAQSHQPTDAVTFYRQGLRMLTCKPDALTCSFTLKACARALACNEANQIHSQVVRFGFIADILLQTTLVDVYAKSGYLDNARKLFDEMSKKDVTCWNAMIAGLAQGNQPNEALQLFTRMRDLGFKPNEITVLGALSACAQLGVVREGENIYSYIKNQNLDTNEQVCNVVIDMFGKCGYVTKAYQVFNSMKCTRTLVTWNTMIMVLATNGESLEALKLFDQMSKERFQPDNVSYLAALCACNHAGMVENGVELFEKMIKDVSVVPNIKHYGTMVDLLGRSGRLHEAYNVIDSIPIKPDVILWQTLLGACKTYGNVEMAEKASRKLVEMGSSSDGDFVLLSNIYAAQRRWKDVGIVRDTMRNKEVKKVPGFSYIDVDGVIHKFVNGDRSHLNLEEIYRKIEEIMGRIMEYGYVADTGYVLHDIGLEEKENALSYHSEKLAVAFGLIKMSNESNPIRINKNLRICGDCHEVMKLVSKVYNREIIVRDRTRFHNFKNGLCSCEDYW; the protein is encoded by the coding sequence ATGGCCGCCGCCGTCGAGCCGTTACTGCAAAAGTGCGCCACCCTCTCCCACATCAAACAACTCCAAGCTCACCTCATAACCACCGGTGTTTTCCAATTCCACCCTTCCCCTCGTTCCAAGTTTCTTGAATTTTGCGCCACCTCCTCTGCCGCTGGAAGCCTCCTCTACGCCGCTGACATTTTCCGTCACATTGCCTCCCCAGTCACCAACGACTGGAACGCCGTCATACGCGGCCTCGCCCAGAGCCATCAACCAACCGACGCCGTCACCTTTTACCGCCAAGGCTTGCGCATGCTCACGTGCAAGCCGGACGCTCTCACCTGCTCTTTCACCCTCAAAGCCTGCGCACGAGCGTTAGCTTGTAACGAAGCTAACCAAATCCATTCGCAAGTGGTTCGATTTGGGTTCATAGCAGACATTCTACTGCAAACCACCTTGGTCGACGTCTACGCAAAATCTGGTTATTTAGACAATGCACGcaaactgtttgatgaaatgtctaAAAAAGATGTCACATGTTGGAATGCTATGATTGCTGGGTTGGCTCAAGGGAACCAACCCAATGAAGCATTGCAACTCTTTACAAGAATGCGAGATCTGGGGTTCAAGCCCAACGAGATCACGGTTCTTGGCGCCCTCTCAGCCTGTGCCCAACTGGGCGTAGTACGTGAGGGCGAGAACATATACAGTTACATAAAAAACCAAAACCTCGACACAAACGAGCAAGTTTGCAATGTTGTAATCGACATGTTTGGTAAATGTGGGTATGTCACAAAAGCTTACCAAGTTTTCAATTCCATGAAGTGCACAAGAACTCTTGTTACATGGAACACTATGATCATGGTCTTGGCAACAAATGGCGAATCCCTCGAAGCACTTAAATTGTTCGATCAAATGAGTAAAGAAAGATTCCAACCCGATAACGTGAGTTATCTTGCGGCTCTGTGTGCTTGTAATCACGCAGGAATGGTGGAAAATGGGGTCGAATTGTTTGAAAAAATGATTAAAGATGTCTCGGTTGTTCCTAATATCAAGCACTATGGTACTATGGTTGATTTATTAGGGAGATCGGGTCGATTACACGAGGCTTACAATGTCATTGATTCGATACCAATAAAACCCGATGTTATTCTTTGGCAAACTTTGTTAGGTGCTTGTAAGACGTATGGGAATGTAGAAATGGCGGAAAAGGCATCAAGAAAGCTAGTTGAAATGGGGTCAAGTAGCGATGGGGATTTCGTGTTGCTATCAAATATATATGCGGCTCAACGTAGATGGAAAGATGTGGGAATCGTTAGGGACACGATGAGAAATAAAGAAGTTAAGAAGGTTCCAGGGTTTAGTTACATTGATGTTGATGGTGTGATACATAAGTTTGTGAATGGAGATAGGAGTCATTTGAATTTGGAAGAGATTTATAGGAAGATTGAGGAGATTATGGGTCGGATTATGGAATACGGGTATGTTGCGGATACGGGTTATGTGTTACATGATATAGGGTTAGAGGAGAAAGAAAACGCGTTGAGTTATCATAGCGAGAAGTTAGCAGTTGCATTTGGGTTGATTAAAATGAGTAATGAAAGCAATCCGATACGCATCAACAAGAATTTGAGGATATGTGGTGATTGTCATGAGGTCATGAAGCTTGTTTCAAAGGTTTATAACCGTGAGATTATCGTAAGAGATAGGACTCGTTTTCATAATTTTAAAAACGGGTTGTGTTCATGTGAAGATTATTGGTAG